From Streptomyces qinzhouensis, one genomic window encodes:
- a CDS encoding SsgA family sporulation/cell division regulator: protein MHSTVERELELRLVLSPERSIPVPAKLAYHTDDPFAVHITFHIGSESPVNWTFARELLVEGVFRPCGHGDVRIWPTKVDGRNVVLMALSSPDGDALLEASSSVVSSWLERTLRLVPPGSEAGMLDIDDGIAGLLAHHSADGRSRRARPESGEAEDGDA, encoded by the coding sequence GTCGCCGGAGCGGAGCATCCCGGTGCCCGCGAAGCTGGCGTACCACACCGACGATCCCTTTGCCGTGCACATCACCTTCCACATCGGCTCCGAATCCCCGGTCAACTGGACCTTCGCCCGCGAACTGCTGGTGGAAGGGGTGTTCCGGCCGTGCGGGCACGGGGATGTCCGGATCTGGCCGACCAAGGTGGACGGGAGGAACGTGGTGCTGATGGCGCTCAGTTCCCCCGACGGTGACGCGCTGCTGGAGGCGTCGTCCTCGGTGGTGTCGTCCTGGCTGGAGCGGACGCTGCGGCTGGTGCCGCCGGGGTCCGAGGCCGGGATGCTCGACATCGACGACGGCATCGCCGGACTGCTGGCGCACCACTCGGCGGACGGCCGGAGCCGGCGCGCCCGCCCGGAGAGCGGCGAGGCGGAGGACGGCGATGCCTGA
- a CDS encoding AraC family transcriptional regulator, with protein sequence MTNRGGGAHTDAINPDITGPDTMSADVMAELLDGVRARGAVFRCACLDGPWSLRFAGGAPLTLVTMVRGTAWLVPDAGEPVPLAEGDVAVVRGRAAYTVADDPGARPRTLITGAAYCPATAGGDGVEIVVGPDGDRPAGPAGNGDGDAVGNGYAVGDGDAAGPGAAPREDPRGPREAAAQPPRPAGLPRLPRLPRLPRSDAVLLSGAYDAPGSVSDRLLRALPEVLVVPAADFDRPLFDLVAAGIGDPRPGRRTMLDRLLDLMLLAALRAWFDRPGAQAPPWYRAWEHPVAGPALKLMHDAPAHRWTVASLALRTGVSRAVLARHFTEQVGEPPMTYLTAWRVGTAADLLLGTDDTVEAIARRVGYANSFALSVAFKRLRGISPTEHRARRPVPAA encoded by the coding sequence ATGACCAACAGAGGCGGCGGGGCGCACACGGACGCCATCAACCCGGACATCACCGGTCCGGACACCATGAGCGCGGACGTCATGGCGGAGCTGCTGGACGGTGTGCGGGCGCGCGGCGCCGTCTTCCGCTGCGCCTGCCTCGACGGCCCGTGGTCGCTGCGGTTCGCCGGCGGCGCCCCGCTGACCCTGGTCACCATGGTGCGCGGTACGGCGTGGCTCGTGCCGGACGCGGGGGAGCCGGTGCCCCTGGCGGAGGGCGATGTCGCGGTGGTCCGGGGCCGGGCCGCGTACACCGTCGCCGACGACCCCGGGGCGCGGCCGCGCACGCTGATCACAGGCGCCGCGTACTGCCCGGCCACGGCCGGTGGCGACGGAGTGGAGATCGTGGTCGGCCCCGACGGTGACCGCCCCGCCGGCCCGGCCGGCAACGGCGACGGTGACGCGGTCGGCAACGGTTACGCGGTCGGCGACGGTGACGCGGCCGGGCCGGGAGCCGCGCCCCGCGAGGACCCCCGCGGTCCCCGCGAAGCCGCCGCCCAACCGCCGCGCCCTGCCGGCCTGCCCCGTCTTCCCCGCCTGCCCCGCCTTCCCCGCAGTGACGCCGTTCTGCTCAGCGGCGCCTACGACGCCCCGGGCAGTGTCAGCGACCGGCTGCTGCGGGCCCTTCCCGAGGTCCTCGTCGTCCCCGCCGCCGACTTCGACCGGCCCCTGTTCGACCTGGTCGCGGCCGGGATCGGGGACCCGCGCCCCGGCCGCCGTACGATGCTCGACCGGCTGCTGGACCTGATGCTGCTGGCCGCCCTGCGGGCCTGGTTCGACCGCCCCGGGGCCCAGGCCCCGCCGTGGTACCGGGCGTGGGAGCACCCGGTGGCCGGCCCCGCGCTCAAGCTGATGCACGACGCCCCGGCCCACCGCTGGACCGTCGCCTCCCTCGCCCTCCGTACGGGAGTCTCGCGCGCCGTGCTCGCCCGGCACTTCACCGAGCAGGTCGGCGAGCCGCCCATGACCTATCTGACGGCATGGCGGGTCGGCACGGCGGCCGATCTGCTGCTCGGCACCGATGACACGGTCGAAGCGATCGCCCGCCGGGTCGGCTACGCCAACTCCTTCGCCCTGAGCGTCGCCTTCAAACGGCTGCGCGGCATCAGCCCCACGGAGCACCGCGCCCGGCGCCCCGTCCCCGCGGCCTGA